One genomic window of Paraburkholderia acidiphila includes the following:
- a CDS encoding LysE family translocator, protein MPNFALFLATSIAITFAPGPDNLQVLARGISQGRAAGLVAALGFAAGVTFHITLAALGVAAVLRSSPLAFQILKLGGAAYLVWIGVKALRSQGLAAAGDRPRQPLAAIFRQSVIGNMMNPKVTLFFVVFLPQFVDAHGAQSVTLQMLELGLVFMAQTVVVFSLFGLCAGTIGGWLKRRPRAGVWLDRLAGLTFIAIGIRIALRD, encoded by the coding sequence ATGCCGAATTTCGCGCTCTTTCTCGCCACGTCCATCGCCATCACGTTCGCGCCGGGCCCCGACAACCTCCAGGTGCTCGCGCGCGGCATTTCGCAGGGGCGCGCCGCCGGCCTCGTGGCCGCGCTCGGCTTCGCCGCGGGCGTGACGTTCCACATCACGCTCGCCGCACTCGGCGTGGCCGCCGTGCTGCGCTCGTCGCCGCTCGCGTTCCAGATCCTCAAGCTCGGGGGCGCTGCCTATCTCGTGTGGATCGGCGTGAAGGCGCTGCGCAGCCAGGGCCTCGCCGCCGCCGGCGACCGGCCGCGCCAGCCGCTTGCCGCGATCTTTCGCCAGAGCGTGATCGGCAACATGATGAATCCGAAGGTCACGCTGTTCTTCGTCGTGTTCCTGCCGCAGTTCGTCGATGCGCATGGCGCGCAAAGCGTCACGCTGCAGATGCTCGAACTCGGCCTCGTGTTCATGGCGCAGACGGTCGTGGTGTTTTCGCTCTTCGGGCTGTGCGCGGGCACGATCGGCGGCTGGCTCAAGCGCCGCCCGCGGGCGGGCGTGTGGCTCGATCGCCTCGCGGGCCTGACCTTCATCGCCATCGGCATTCGCATCGCCCTGCGCGACTGA
- a CDS encoding adenine phosphoribosyltransferase — protein sequence MSNAPANPSAEAAQFVKSLIRTVPDWPQPGVQFRDITPLIGHPKGLRVLIDLFVERYVDAKLDYVAGLDARGFIIGPIVAYELNVGFIPIRKIGKLPYKTVSETYKLEYGEATVEIHEDACGKGDRVVIVDDLIATGGTMMAGKLLLERLGASVVEGAAIIDLPDLGGSKLLTDAGLSLFTVTAFGGH from the coding sequence ATGTCCAACGCACCTGCGAACCCGAGCGCCGAAGCCGCCCAGTTCGTGAAGAGCCTGATCCGCACGGTGCCCGACTGGCCTCAGCCGGGAGTGCAGTTCCGCGACATCACGCCGCTCATCGGCCATCCGAAGGGCCTGCGCGTGCTGATCGACCTGTTCGTCGAGCGCTATGTCGATGCGAAGCTCGACTACGTGGCGGGGCTCGATGCACGCGGCTTCATCATCGGGCCGATCGTCGCTTACGAACTGAACGTGGGCTTCATTCCGATCCGCAAGATCGGCAAGCTCCCGTACAAGACCGTTTCCGAAACGTACAAGCTCGAATACGGCGAAGCGACCGTCGAGATTCACGAGGACGCCTGCGGCAAGGGCGACCGCGTCGTGATCGTCGACGACCTGATCGCCACCGGCGGCACCATGATGGCCGGCAAGCTGCTGCTCGAACGCCTCGGCGCGAGCGTGGTGGAGGGCGCCGCGATCATCGACCTGCCGGATCTGGGCGGCTCGAAGCTGCTCACCGATGCAGGCCTGTCGCTTTTCACCGTGACCGCCTTCGGCGGCCACTGA
- a CDS encoding NUDIX hydrolase — MTLPCIIDARRFDADAHLPFYIGDERVGWIRANDVALLARWPDVFEIDGDAGRARVTLAPHFDSVDARSAALASVIGALAGQGHIPGWRNETYAIRNAFDAPPLAFIERAASRFFGTMTYAVHLNGIVEYADSVSHGAPQLWIARRSDTKATDPGMLDNVVAGGIGWGFGIEATLVKECWEEAGIAEDLAREARAGRTVHVLQSLPEGTQAEQIFIYDLVLPADFVPHNQDGEVGEHRLARIDEAARWIEEGAMTVDASLATLDCLLRRQWIDEDACEGIAAIFEPPTL; from the coding sequence ATGACCTTGCCTTGCATTATCGACGCGCGGCGTTTCGATGCCGACGCGCACCTGCCGTTTTATATCGGCGACGAGCGCGTGGGCTGGATCCGCGCGAACGACGTGGCGCTGCTCGCCCGCTGGCCCGACGTGTTCGAGATCGACGGTGACGCGGGTCGCGCGCGCGTGACGCTCGCGCCGCACTTCGATAGCGTCGATGCACGCAGCGCGGCGCTCGCTTCGGTGATTGGCGCACTCGCGGGGCAAGGGCACATTCCGGGCTGGCGCAACGAAACCTATGCGATCCGCAACGCGTTCGACGCGCCGCCGCTCGCCTTTATCGAACGCGCGGCCTCGCGCTTTTTCGGCACGATGACGTACGCGGTGCATCTGAACGGCATCGTAGAATACGCAGATTCCGTGTCGCACGGCGCGCCGCAATTGTGGATCGCGCGGCGCAGCGACACCAAGGCCACCGACCCCGGCATGCTGGATAACGTCGTGGCGGGCGGCATCGGCTGGGGCTTCGGCATCGAAGCCACGCTCGTGAAGGAATGCTGGGAAGAAGCGGGCATTGCCGAGGATCTCGCGCGCGAGGCGCGCGCGGGCCGCACCGTGCACGTGTTGCAGTCGCTGCCGGAAGGCACGCAGGCCGAGCAGATCTTCATCTACGATCTCGTGCTCCCGGCCGACTTCGTGCCGCACAACCAGGACGGCGAAGTGGGCGAGCATCGACTCGCGCGTATCGACGAAGCCGCGCGCTGGATCGAGGAAGGCGCAATGACGGTGGACGCGAGCCTCGCGACGCTCGACTGCCTGCTGCGCCGCCAATGGATAGACGAAGACGCGTGCGAGGGCATTGCCGCGATCTTCGAACCGCCGACGCTGTGA